From a single Budorcas taxicolor isolate Tak-1 chromosome X, Takin1.1, whole genome shotgun sequence genomic region:
- the GJB1 gene encoding gap junction beta-1 protein yields MNWTGLYTLLSGVNRHSTAIGRVWLSVIFIFRIMVLVVAAESVWGDEKSSFICNTLQPGCNSVCYDHFFPISHVRLWSLQLILVSTPALLVAMHVAHQQHIEKKMLRLEGHGDPLHLEEVKRHKVHISGTLWWTYVISVVFRLLFEAAFMYVFYLLYPGYAMVRLVKCDAYPCPNTVDCFVSRPTEKTIFTVFMLAASGICIILNVAEVVYLIFRACARRAQRRSNPPSRKGSGGFGHRLSPEYKQNEINKLLSEQDGSLKDILRRSPGTGAGLAEKSDRCSAC; encoded by the coding sequence ATGAACTGGACGGGTTTGTACACCTTGCTCAGTGGCGTGAATCGGCATTCTACTGCCATTGGCCGAGTATGGCTCTCTGTCATCTTCATCTTCAGAatcatggtgctggtggtggctgCCGAGAGCGTGTGGGGTGATGAGAAGTCTTCCTTCATCTGCAACACCCTCCAGCCTGGCTGCAATAGTGTCTGCTACgaccactttttccccatttcccaCGTGCGTCTGTGGTCTCTGCAGCTCATCTTGGTGTCCACCCCAGCTCTCCTCGTGGCCATGCACGTGGCACACCAGCAGCACATTGAAAAGAAAATGCTTCGACTTGAGGGCCACGGCGACCCCCTGCACCTGGAGGAGGTGAAGAGGCACAAGGTCCACATCTCAGGGACACTGTGGTGGACCTATGTGATCAGCGTGGTCTTCCGGCTGCTGTTCGAGGCCGCTTTCATGTATGTCTTTTATCTGCTCTATCCTGGCTACGCCATGGTGCGGCTGGTCAAGTGTGATGCCTACCCCTGCCCCAACACAGTGGACTGCTTCGTGTCCCGCCCCACGGAGAAAACCATCTTCACGGTCTTCATGCTGGCCGCCTCAGGCATCTGCATCATCCTCAATGTGGCCGAGGTGGTGTACCTCATCTTCCGGGCCTGTGCCCGCCGAGCCCAGCGCCGCTCCAATCCACCCTCCCGCAAGGGCTCGGGGGGCTTCGGCCATCGCCTCTCACCTGAATACAAGCAGAATGAGATCAACAAGCTGCTGAGTGAGCAGGACGGCTCCCTGAAAGACATACTGCGCCGCAGTCCTGGCACCGGGGCTGGGCTGGCCGAGAAGAGTGACCGCTGCTCGGCCTGCTGA